A region from the Benincasa hispida cultivar B227 chromosome 12, ASM972705v1, whole genome shotgun sequence genome encodes:
- the LOC120092723 gene encoding protein SIEVE ELEMENT OCCLUSION B-like: MSLVPPKKPTTSLVHPKLQNHKEGLGLEQLSDDAVINHIYTKHREDDKIKIDIDSYILLVESIIITADRITDSVSRVIEGRIAFGSDSYAASLNLPLCTLHRISSELGCKAAGIEKAHETTTEILNILISYPWEAKAVLCLAAFSVDYGELWHLNHYFKTDPLAKTLAIIKQVPELKKHLDTPKYRQVFLSPKCLIYECMKAIKYMKEIKDFSKYDTKELTELSSAIRQIPLITYWVIHIIVASTAQISAYLTATEGQSQKYLNELTEKISSILSILETHLTVLREQQEEINLYKWLVDHIDNFPTELALVVSKLIEGKNEARPFIDGSTKRKVSIENCLRRKKVVLVISGLNISEEDIKALQLVYDELGREDKYKIVWIPIINPNDPDEENRRRYEHVISKMPWYIVQFTTKIAGWRFLEENWQLRDDPLVVVLDSTSKVEFTNAIHLIRVWGSEAVPFSNRKIDILLEKNWPESTILKFTDHPRLHNWMNQEKSIIFYGGKDPNWIHQFEEKVSDIKTDPWIRNKGITFEIVRIGKNTKGEDDPKLMSRFWITQWGFFIVKSQIKGSSASETTEDILRLISYENENGWGILSVGSEPVLVGRGNLILAVLEDFNIWKQILNIKSFPDSFRDYFNEVAAKTHQCDRVVLPGFSGWIPMVVNCPECPRFMDTGISFKCCHGRTHM, from the exons ATGTCTTTGGTACCGCCCAAGAAACCCACCACCTCACTTGTTCATCCCAAATTGCAAAACCACAAGGAGGGGCTGGGCCTCGAACAATTGTCAGACGATGCcgttataaatcatatttacacgAAACATCGGGAAGatgataaaatcaaaattgatatcGATAGTTATATCTTATTGGTTGAGAGCATCATTATAACGGCAGATCGAATCACTGATAGTGTTTCTCga GTAATTGAAGggcgtatagcatttggtagtgACTCTTATGCTGCTTCACTCAATCTACCTCTTTGTACACTACATCGTATCTCTAGTGAG TTGGGGTGCAAAGCAGCAGGAATTGAAAAAGCCCACGAGACAACAACGGAAATTCTCAACATACTAATAAGCTATCCATGGGAAGCAAAAGCAGTTCTATGTCTTGCAGCATTTTCAGTGGATTATGGAGAATTATGGCATCTCAACCATTACTTCAAAACAGATCCACTTGCTAAAACATTGGCCATTATTAAGCAAGTTCCTGAGTTGAAAAAGCACTTGGATACACCCAAATATCGACAAGTGTTTCTTAGCCCAAAGTGCTTAATTTATGAGTGTATGAAAGCCATCAAATATATGAAAGAGATTAAGGATTTTTCTAAGTACGATACGAAAGAGCTTACAGAATTGTCTTCTGCCATTCGCCAAATTCCGTTGATTACTTATTGGGTTATACATATTATTGTTGCTTCAACAGCACAAATTTCTGCTTATTTGACTGCCACTGA GGGTCAATCACAGAAGTATTTGAATGAGTTGACAGAGAAGATCAGTTCCATTCTCTCCATACTTGAAACCCATCTTACTGTTTTACGAGAACAACAAG AAGAGATAAACCTATATAAATGGTTGGTGGATCACATTGATAACTTTCCTACTGAATTAGCTTTGGTTGTGTCAAAGTTGATTGAGGGAAAGAATGAAGCTAGGCCTTTCATAGATGGCTCTACTAAAAGAAAG GTCAGCATTGAAAATTGTTTGAGAAGGAAGAAAGTGGTATTAGTAATATCTGGATTAAACATTTCAGAAGAAGACATCAAAGCTCTTCAATTGGTTTATGATGAATTGGGTAGAGAAGATAAATACAAGATTGTTTGGATTCCAATTATCAATCCAAATGATCCAGatgaagaaaatagaagaagataTGAGCATGTAATATCTAAGATGCCATGGTATATAGTGCAATTTACTACAAAAATTGCAGGATGGagatttttagaagaaaattggCAACTAAGAGATGATCCATTAGTAGTTGTTCTTGACTCAACTTCAAAAGTGGAATTCACAAATGCAATCCATTTAATTAGAGTTTGGGGATCTGAGGCTGTTCCCTTCTCCAATAGaaaaattgacattttattGGAAAAGAATTGGCCAGAGTCTACTATCCTCAAATTTACTGACCACCCAAGATTACATAATTGG aTGAACCAAGAAAAGAGTATCATATTCTATGGAGGAAAAGACCCAAATTGGATCCACCAATTCGAAGAAAAAGTAAGTGACATAAAAACCGATCCATGGATAAGAAACAAAGGAATAACATTCGAGATTGTACGCATAGGAAAAAACACCAAAGGAGAAGATGATCCAAAACTCATGTCTCGTTTTTGGATAACACAATGGGGTTTCTTCATAGTAAAAAGCCAAATAAAAGGCTCAAGTGCAAGCGAAACAACAGAAGATATATTACGATTGATATcttatgaaaatgaaaatggttggGGAATTTTATCTGTGGGCTCTGAACCAGTTCTTGTTGGACGTGGGAATTTGATTCTAGCAGTGTTGGAAGACTTCAATATATGGAAACaaatattaaacataaaaagttTCCCTGATTCTTTCAGAGATTATTTCAATGAAGTTGCTGCAAAGACTCATCAATGTGATCGAGTGGTTCTTCCTGGATTCAGTGGATGGATTCCAATGGTTGTTAATTGTCCTGAATGTCCTCGTTTCATGGATACTGGTATCAGCTTCAAATGTTGCCATGGACGAACTCATATGTAA